One part of the Planifilum fimeticola genome encodes these proteins:
- the pdaB gene encoding polysaccharide deacetylase family sporulation protein PdaB, which yields MNYFWVLSGKRIKQIAVLVVALFFAAGIFYAEKKNIQVFLPVETGPEAIYSVNTDKKQVALTFDISWGEERAGPILDVLEQKGLKKATFFLSSPWAESHPDIVKRIVDMNYEIGSHGHRHDNYSTYSEQKIREQISKADHILTKLTGKKPNLIRFPNGDFDKRVLRIADSLGYTTIQWDTDSLDWMNPGKDKIVQRVVSKAHPGDIILMHASDSCRQTHEALPEIIDKLRDKGYEFVTVSELIAGAKVKTNPVE from the coding sequence TTGAACTATTTCTGGGTTTTGTCCGGCAAAAGGATCAAGCAGATCGCCGTTTTGGTCGTCGCGTTGTTTTTTGCGGCAGGCATCTTCTATGCCGAGAAGAAAAACATCCAAGTCTTTCTCCCCGTAGAAACGGGTCCCGAAGCGATCTACAGCGTGAACACCGACAAAAAACAAGTGGCGCTCACCTTTGACATCAGCTGGGGGGAGGAGCGAGCCGGCCCCATCCTCGATGTGCTGGAACAGAAGGGGTTGAAGAAGGCCACCTTCTTCCTGTCCTCCCCTTGGGCGGAAAGCCACCCGGACATCGTCAAGCGGATCGTCGACATGAATTATGAAATCGGCAGCCACGGCCACCGGCACGACAATTACAGCACCTACAGCGAACAGAAAATCCGCGAGCAGATCTCCAAGGCGGATCACATCCTGACCAAGCTGACGGGGAAAAAGCCCAATTTGATCCGTTTCCCCAACGGGGACTTCGACAAACGGGTGCTGCGCATCGCCGACAGTCTGGGCTACACCACCATCCAGTGGGACACCGATTCCCTCGATTGGATGAATCCCGGCAAGGACAAAATCGTTCAGCGCGTGGTCAGCAAGGCCCACCCCGGAGACATCATCCTGATGCATGCCAGCGATTCCTGCCGTCAGACCCACGAAGCGCTGCCGGAAATCATCGACAAGCTCCGGGACAAGGGCTACGAGTTCGTGACGGTTTCCGAATTGATCGCCGGGGCCAAAGTGAAAACAAATCCGGTCGAATGA